TTCCCCACGCCCGGCTTTCTCATACTGGTCGATGGCATCCTTGCGCTGCGCCACCATTTTCTTGAGAATGGAAAATTCCGTCTCCTCATCCATCTCCTTGCCTGCGCCCTCCTTGGAAGTCTTGAACTTCAGGAACTCTGTCTTTATCAGACGGAGCACGTCGCGTTTCTCTGTTTTCTTAGCCACCATCGCATCGCGAATCAGCTCATCAATATTGCCGTTAATCATCTTAATATATATTTTAGTTTGTCTTAAAACACATTTGTAGGTCTGCCCTCTCTGCAAAAGTAGCAAAATTTTGCTTAGTTTCATTCCGATATTCAATGTTTTTTCTGCAAAAGCGCAAATATCGCTCCAAGTTCAAGCTGATTCCGAACCCAGAGACATCAGTTTTCCCATCCGTAAGTCCTCAAGTGATTCATCTTTATACATCTAAAATATACGACCCGTAAGTATCTGAAAATCAATTATCTTTTTCCTCATTTCCATTCTTGCGAAGATTGCGTCCCATTCTTCGCAAAAACGCAATGCAATCTTGCGAAGAAT
The Prevotella sp. HUN102 genome window above contains:
- a CDS encoding GatB/YqeY domain-containing protein; this translates as MINGNIDELIRDAMVAKKTEKRDVLRLIKTEFLKFKTSKEGAGKEMDEETEFSILKKMVAQRKDAIDQYEKAGRGELAENEKKELDIISLYLPAVPTEEEVTACAKEAIAANPGANMGIIIKAVKAQLPMADGKSLAAIVRGLL